One window from the genome of Metabacillus flavus encodes:
- the plsX gene encoding phosphate acyltransferase PlsX, whose product MKIAIDAMGGDNAPQALCEGALKAANAFTDLELTLIGNEAEISKYLSGHDRIKVIHTTEVIESEDEPVRAVRRKKNASMVLMANEVKEGRADACISAGNTGALMTAGLFIVGRIEGIDRPALAPTLPTMDGQGFLFLDAGANVDAKPEHLLQYAIMGSVYAEKVRGVKNPSVGLLNVGTEDKKGNELTKQAFLKLKESGLHFKGNVEARDLLEGAADVVVTDGFTGNVTLKTIEGTAFSVFSMLKSALTSTLLAKLAAAVLKPKLNEIRSQMDYSEYGGAALFGLNAPVVKAHGSSDANAVYNAIRQTRDMISNDVSGTIRAAMAGRHHPE is encoded by the coding sequence ATGAAAATCGCTATTGATGCAATGGGCGGCGACAATGCCCCGCAAGCACTGTGTGAGGGTGCTTTAAAGGCCGCGAATGCTTTCACCGATCTTGAATTAACGCTGATCGGGAACGAAGCTGAAATCAGCAAGTACCTTTCAGGGCATGACCGGATCAAGGTTATACATACAACTGAGGTCATTGAATCTGAAGACGAACCGGTAAGAGCGGTTCGCAGAAAGAAAAATGCTTCAATGGTTTTAATGGCCAATGAAGTAAAAGAAGGAAGAGCGGATGCTTGTATTTCTGCCGGCAACACCGGTGCCCTTATGACAGCAGGACTGTTTATTGTCGGCAGAATTGAGGGCATTGACCGTCCCGCCCTTGCTCCTACCCTTCCAACTATGGATGGACAAGGCTTTCTTTTTTTGGACGCAGGCGCAAACGTTGATGCGAAGCCTGAACATTTGCTGCAATATGCTATTATGGGCTCGGTTTACGCTGAGAAAGTCCGCGGAGTAAAAAATCCTTCAGTCGGCCTTCTGAATGTAGGAACAGAAGATAAAAAAGGAAATGAATTAACGAAGCAGGCGTTTTTAAAGCTGAAGGAATCCGGACTTCATTTTAAAGGCAATGTAGAAGCCAGAGATCTTCTGGAAGGTGCCGCTGACGTAGTCGTGACCGATGGTTTTACTGGGAACGTCACGTTAAAAACGATCGAAGGAACCGCATTTTCTGTTTTCTCAATGCTTAAGTCTGCTTTAACAAGTACCTTGCTGGCTAAGCTTGCGGCCGCGGTTCTGAAACCGAAATTGAATGAAATCCGTTCACAGATGGACTACTCGGAATACGGCGGTGCTGCTCTATTCGGCTTAAATGCACCTGTAGTAAAAGCTCACGGCTCCTCTGATGCAAATGCAGTTTATAACGCTATCCGCCAAACAAGAGATATGATTTCAAATGATGTATCAGGGACGATAAGAGCCGCAATGGCTGGCCGTCATCATCCTGAATAA
- the rnc gene encoding ribonuclease III, which produces MQKHTHYKERRNFAKKAEEFKQFQESVGQTFTNEKLLYQAFTHSSYVNEHRKKPYEDNERLEFLGDAVLELTVSQFLYKKYPTMTEGDLTKLRAAIVCEPSLVSFANDLSFGNLILLGKGEEMTGGRARPALLADVFEAFIGALYLDKGLEPVVVFLEKYVFPKVNDGAFSHVMDFKSQLQELVQRDGRGPLEYKILTEKGPAHSREFEAVVSLGGEVLGTGNGRSKKEAEQHAAQEALSKMQTKP; this is translated from the coding sequence ATGCAAAAGCATACACATTATAAAGAGAGAAGAAATTTCGCCAAAAAAGCGGAAGAATTTAAACAGTTTCAGGAAAGCGTCGGACAGACTTTTACCAATGAAAAGCTGCTCTACCAAGCTTTCACCCATTCATCGTATGTGAATGAGCATCGAAAAAAACCTTATGAAGACAATGAACGCCTTGAATTTTTAGGAGACGCCGTGCTGGAATTGACGGTTTCCCAATTTCTTTATAAGAAATATCCAACTATGACAGAGGGAGATCTGACGAAGCTCCGGGCAGCGATTGTATGTGAACCGTCTCTCGTTTCATTTGCAAATGATCTGTCGTTCGGCAATCTGATTCTGCTTGGAAAAGGGGAAGAAATGACGGGGGGCCGTGCAAGACCTGCACTTCTCGCGGATGTTTTCGAAGCATTCATTGGGGCTCTTTATTTAGATAAAGGTCTCGAACCTGTTGTTGTCTTTCTAGAGAAATATGTTTTCCCAAAGGTGAACGATGGTGCTTTTTCTCATGTGATGGATTTTAAAAGCCAGCTTCAGGAACTTGTGCAAAGAGATGGCAGAGGACCGTTAGAGTATAAAATACTTACTGAAAAGGGACCTGCCCACAGCAGGGAATTTGAGGCAGTTGTTTCTCTGGGTGGCGAAGTGCTGGGCACTGGAAATGGCCGCTCCAAAAAAGAAGCGGAACAGCATGCTGCTCAGGAAGCACTCTCCAAAATGCAAACGAAACCTTAA
- the fapR gene encoding transcription factor FapR: MKRTKKDRQQQLLETINDTPFITDEELSDKFQVSIQTIRLDRLELSIPELRERIRSVAQASMEDEIRALPPEEIIGDIIDLELDHSAISIFEVKKEHVFRRNQIARGHHLFAQANSLAVAVINDELALTAKADIRFTRQVMAGERVVSKARVANVNGMNGRTLVSVNSYVGNELVFSGDFEMYRSNQPLDKG, translated from the coding sequence ATGAAAAGAACGAAAAAAGACAGACAGCAGCAGCTGCTGGAAACGATAAATGATACTCCTTTTATTACGGATGAAGAGCTTTCAGATAAATTTCAGGTCAGTATTCAAACCATTCGTCTTGACCGGCTTGAGCTGAGTATACCGGAGCTCCGCGAGAGAATCCGTTCCGTAGCTCAAGCTTCTATGGAAGACGAAATAAGAGCATTGCCTCCGGAAGAAATTATCGGAGACATCATTGACCTGGAGCTTGATCATAGTGCGATTTCCATTTTTGAAGTCAAGAAAGAGCATGTTTTCCGGCGCAATCAAATTGCCAGGGGTCATCATTTATTTGCCCAAGCCAATTCCCTTGCCGTTGCCGTGATTAATGATGAACTGGCATTGACAGCAAAAGCGGATATCCGGTTTACCAGACAGGTAATGGCGGGGGAACGTGTAGTATCGAAAGCAAGAGTAGCGAACGTAAACGGAATGAATGGACGAACGCTGGTGAGTGTTAACAGCTATGTAGGGAACGAGCTGGTGTTTTCAGGAGATTTTGAAATGTACCGCTCTAATCAACCATTGGATAAAGGATGA
- the recG gene encoding ATP-dependent DNA helicase RecG, whose amino-acid sequence MNPNLNQPVSVLKGIGEETASVLLEMGIRTIEDLLEYFPYRYEDYRLRDLAEVQHDERVTVEGKVHSEPSLAYYGKKKSRLTFRLLSGRYLVSVVCFNRPFYKKQLSINQVVTVSGKWDKNRQTITLQDISFSPHVSKQDLEPVYTVKGSVTIKQLRKHVVNALKEFAEEIPENLPAQIRDAYKLMPKHEAVKTIHLPLSHADLKHARRRFVYEEFLMFQLKMQSLRKVQRENSKGIEHQFTDDELSVFTDALPFNLTEAQAKVLDEILGDMRSPYRMNRLLQGDVGSGKTVVAAISMYAAILSGYQSALMVPTEILAEQHANSLSALFEPLNITVALLTSSVKGKRRRELLERLSNGEIQILVGTHALIQEEVNFQKLGLVITDEQHRFGVNQRRVLREKGESPDVLFMTATPIPRTLAITAFGEMDVSVIDQLPAGRKTIETYWVKHNLLDRILGFIDKEVKKGRQAYVICPLIEESETLDVQNAIDVHAMLVHSFSPKWNVGLMHGRLHPNEKEAVMREFSENQTQILVSTTVVEVGVNVPNATIMVIYDAERFGLSQLHQLRGRVGRGSEQSYCILLADPKSETGKERMKIMTETNDGFVLSEKDLELRGPGDFFGKKQSGVPEFRVADMVHDYRALETARGDAAKLINSKAFWHEPEYEWLRKYLESTGVLEGEKLD is encoded by the coding sequence GTGAACCCTAATCTCAATCAGCCTGTATCCGTATTGAAAGGAATCGGAGAAGAAACAGCCTCCGTTTTACTTGAAATGGGGATAAGGACCATTGAGGACCTGCTTGAATATTTTCCTTACCGGTATGAAGATTACCGGCTGAGAGATTTGGCTGAAGTTCAGCATGATGAGAGAGTTACAGTTGAAGGGAAGGTTCATAGCGAGCCTTCTCTTGCTTATTACGGGAAGAAAAAGTCAAGACTCACCTTTAGGCTGCTTTCCGGCAGATATCTGGTAAGTGTCGTCTGTTTTAACCGTCCTTTTTATAAAAAACAGCTTTCAATCAATCAAGTTGTTACAGTGAGCGGAAAATGGGATAAGAACCGTCAGACCATAACACTGCAGGACATCTCCTTTTCGCCGCATGTATCCAAGCAGGATTTGGAACCGGTGTATACGGTTAAAGGTTCTGTCACCATCAAGCAGCTCAGGAAGCATGTCGTCAATGCACTGAAAGAATTTGCAGAGGAGATTCCAGAAAACCTGCCTGCCCAAATTCGCGATGCCTACAAGCTGATGCCGAAGCATGAAGCGGTCAAAACCATTCATTTGCCTCTTAGCCATGCTGATTTAAAGCATGCCAGAAGAAGATTTGTTTATGAAGAATTTTTAATGTTCCAGCTGAAAATGCAGTCATTGCGCAAAGTCCAGAGAGAGAACTCTAAGGGAATTGAACATCAGTTTACAGATGATGAACTTTCTGTCTTTACGGATGCTCTTCCATTTAACCTGACGGAAGCTCAAGCAAAAGTGCTGGATGAAATCCTGGGTGATATGAGGTCGCCATATCGGATGAATCGATTGCTTCAAGGAGATGTCGGATCAGGAAAAACGGTTGTAGCGGCAATTTCCATGTATGCAGCCATTCTATCAGGCTATCAGAGTGCTCTCATGGTGCCGACTGAAATACTCGCCGAGCAGCATGCGAATTCCCTGTCAGCACTCTTTGAACCGCTAAATATCACGGTTGCTCTTTTAACAAGCTCTGTGAAAGGGAAAAGGAGAAGAGAACTGCTGGAGCGTCTTTCAAACGGAGAGATTCAAATTTTGGTAGGAACCCATGCCCTTATTCAGGAGGAAGTGAACTTCCAGAAGCTAGGTCTCGTAATTACCGATGAGCAGCATCGATTTGGAGTGAATCAGAGAAGGGTGCTAAGGGAGAAAGGGGAATCGCCGGATGTTCTTTTTATGACAGCAACCCCGATTCCAAGGACCCTGGCGATTACCGCATTCGGAGAGATGGATGTTTCCGTCATTGATCAGCTCCCTGCCGGAAGGAAAACGATTGAGACTTACTGGGTGAAGCATAATTTGCTGGACCGGATACTGGGATTCATAGATAAAGAGGTGAAAAAAGGACGGCAGGCCTATGTCATCTGCCCTTTAATTGAAGAATCAGAAACGCTCGATGTCCAAAATGCAATAGACGTTCATGCGATGCTTGTTCATTCTTTCTCGCCAAAGTGGAATGTCGGTCTAATGCACGGGCGTCTTCATCCAAATGAAAAAGAAGCTGTGATGAGGGAATTCAGTGAAAATCAGACGCAGATTCTCGTCTCAACGACTGTAGTGGAAGTCGGTGTCAATGTCCCGAACGCCACTATTATGGTTATTTATGACGCAGAGCGTTTCGGGCTTTCTCAGCTCCATCAGCTGAGAGGACGTGTAGGAAGGGGAAGTGAACAATCCTATTGCATACTGCTCGCTGATCCGAAATCGGAAACAGGCAAAGAGCGAATGAAAATTATGACTGAAACGAATGACGGATTTGTGCTGTCAGAAAAGGATCTTGAACTGCGCGGACCTGGCGACTTTTTTGGGAAAAAACAAAGCGGTGTCCCGGAATTCAGAGTGGCTGACATGGTTCATGATTACCGGGCACTTGAAACGGCAAGAGGGGATGCGGCAAAATTGATCAATTCCAAGGCATTTTGGCATGAGCCTGAGTATGAATGGCTAAGAAAATATCTTGAATCGACAGGGGTTCTTGAGGGAGAAAAACTGGATTAA
- the sdaAA gene encoding L-serine ammonia-lyase, iron-sulfur-dependent, subunit alpha, which yields MFRNVAELVELAVSRNCKIAEVMIQQEMEVTGKSREDVFSMMDRNLKVMEQAVEKGLAGVKSHSGLTGGDAVLMQAYIEKGNFLSGETILDAVSKAVATNEVNAAMGTICATPTAGSAGVVPGTLFAVKHKLHPTREEMIEFLFTSGAFGFVVANNASISGAAGGCQAEVGSAAGMAAAAITEMAGGTPAQAAEAMAITLKNMLGLVCDPVAGLVEVPCVKRNAMGAANAMVAADMALAGITSRIPCDEVIDAMYKIGQTMPSALRETAQGGLAATPTGRELEAKIFGIPLDRREP from the coding sequence ATGTTTCGAAATGTAGCTGAGCTCGTGGAGCTTGCAGTAAGCCGGAATTGTAAAATTGCTGAGGTCATGATTCAGCAGGAGATGGAAGTAACCGGCAAAAGCCGTGAGGATGTATTTTCTATGATGGACCGTAATCTGAAAGTCATGGAGCAGGCTGTAGAAAAAGGCCTTGCCGGAGTCAAATCCCACTCTGGCCTTACTGGCGGGGATGCGGTGCTGATGCAGGCATATATTGAAAAAGGGAATTTTTTATCTGGTGAAACCATTTTAGATGCAGTAAGCAAAGCGGTAGCAACGAATGAAGTTAACGCCGCAATGGGAACGATCTGCGCGACGCCGACAGCAGGTTCTGCCGGTGTTGTACCGGGTACGCTCTTTGCTGTAAAACATAAACTGCATCCGACAAGAGAAGAAATGATTGAATTTCTATTTACTTCCGGAGCTTTTGGATTTGTCGTAGCCAATAATGCCTCCATTTCTGGTGCGGCTGGAGGCTGTCAGGCCGAGGTGGGTTCTGCTGCTGGAATGGCTGCCGCCGCTATCACAGAAATGGCAGGGGGAACACCGGCTCAGGCTGCTGAAGCCATGGCTATTACGCTTAAAAATATGCTTGGTCTCGTTTGTGATCCGGTAGCCGGACTTGTCGAAGTTCCTTGCGTCAAAAGAAATGCTATGGGTGCAGCGAATGCAATGGTTGCAGCGGATATGGCCCTTGCTGGAATAACAAGCAGGATTCCATGTGATGAGGTTATTGATGCGATGTACAAAATTGGACAGACCATGCCAAGTGCATTAAGGGAAACCGCGCAGGGAGGTCTCGCTGCCACACCTACGGGACGTGAACTGGAAGCGAAAATTTTCGGAATCCCTCTGGATCGCCGTGAACCCTAA
- the acpP gene encoding acyl carrier protein — MADVLDRVTKIIVDRLGVDASEIKMESSFKDDLGADSLDVVELVMELEDEFDMEISDEDAEKIATVGDAVNYIQSQA; from the coding sequence ATGGCAGACGTTTTAGATCGTGTAACTAAGATCATCGTTGACCGCCTTGGAGTCGATGCTTCTGAAATTAAGATGGAGTCTTCTTTTAAAGATGACCTCGGAGCTGATTCCCTGGATGTAGTTGAGCTTGTAATGGAACTTGAAGATGAGTTCGATATGGAGATTTCTGATGAAGATGCAGAGAAAATCGCTACAGTGGGTGACGCTGTTAACTACATACAGAGCCAAGCTTAA
- the sdaAB gene encoding L-serine ammonia-lyase, iron-sulfur-dependent subunit beta: protein MKYRSVFDIIGPVMIGPSSSHTAGAARIGRVARSLFGREPKWATVSFYGSFAKTYRGHGTDVAIIGGILDFDTFDERIKTSLQIADANGMKITFIEEEAVADHPNTARVIIGDDQGQLELVGISIGGGKIEITELNGFLLQLSGNHPAILVMHNDRYGAIAGVANVLAKHAINIGHMNVSRKEKGQLALMTIEVDQNIEIGVIEELKTLPNILQVTKIAE, encoded by the coding sequence ATGAAATATCGCAGTGTATTTGACATCATCGGTCCAGTCATGATTGGACCTTCAAGTTCTCATACAGCTGGAGCTGCAAGAATTGGCAGAGTAGCCCGCAGTTTATTCGGCAGGGAGCCGAAATGGGCGACCGTGTCTTTTTACGGTTCTTTTGCAAAAACGTACCGCGGACACGGGACAGATGTTGCCATTATCGGAGGCATTCTGGATTTTGATACGTTTGATGAACGCATCAAAACATCCCTGCAAATAGCGGATGCCAACGGGATGAAGATCACGTTTATAGAAGAGGAAGCAGTTGCAGATCATCCAAATACAGCAAGAGTGATTATTGGAGATGATCAGGGGCAGCTTGAACTGGTTGGTATATCAATTGGCGGAGGCAAGATTGAGATAACTGAGCTGAATGGCTTTCTGCTGCAGCTGTCCGGCAACCATCCAGCCATTCTGGTTATGCATAATGACCGCTATGGTGCAATCGCAGGGGTGGCAAATGTCCTCGCTAAGCATGCGATCAATATTGGACACATGAATGTTTCGAGGAAAGAAAAAGGCCAGCTGGCGCTCATGACCATTGAAGTGGATCAGAATATTGAAATAGGGGTTATTGAGGAATTGAAAACGCTGCCAAATATTCTGCAGGTTACTAAAATAGCAGAATAA
- the fabG gene encoding 3-oxoacyl-[acyl-carrier-protein] reductase, with the protein MLTGKTALVTGASRGIGRAIALDLAKNGANVAVNFAGNEAKAKETVEEIIALGREAFAIKADVSSADAVKDMIKEVTDRFGTLDILVNNAGITRDNLLMRMKEDEWDDVVDTNLKGVFLCTKAVTRQMMKQRSGRIINITSVVGEVGNPGQANYVAAKAGVIGLTKTSAKELAARNITVNAVAPGFISTDMTEKLTDEIKEEMLKQIPLAKFGEGQDIADLVTFLASGKSAYITGQTLHVNGGMFM; encoded by the coding sequence ATGCTAACGGGCAAAACAGCACTAGTAACAGGCGCTTCCCGGGGGATCGGCCGGGCCATTGCTTTGGATCTGGCGAAAAATGGCGCGAACGTAGCGGTCAATTTTGCAGGCAATGAAGCAAAAGCAAAGGAAACAGTAGAAGAAATTATAGCTCTGGGCAGAGAAGCATTCGCCATTAAAGCAGATGTTTCCAGTGCGGATGCGGTAAAAGATATGATTAAAGAAGTGACGGACCGTTTCGGAACCCTCGATATCCTTGTTAACAACGCCGGAATTACAAGAGATAACCTTCTTATGAGAATGAAAGAGGATGAATGGGACGATGTAGTGGATACCAATCTAAAAGGCGTTTTCTTATGCACAAAGGCTGTAACAAGACAAATGATGAAGCAAAGAAGCGGGCGGATCATTAACATCACGTCCGTGGTCGGCGAAGTCGGCAATCCGGGCCAGGCCAATTACGTTGCAGCAAAAGCGGGAGTAATCGGTCTTACTAAGACATCGGCAAAGGAGCTTGCCGCCCGAAATATTACGGTAAATGCCGTAGCGCCAGGTTTTATCTCCACGGATATGACAGAAAAACTAACCGATGAAATTAAAGAAGAAATGCTTAAGCAAATCCCGCTCGCAAAATTTGGAGAGGGCCAGGATATTGCCGATCTCGTTACGTTTCTTGCCAGCGGGAAAAGTGCTTATATTACTGGTCAAACGCTTCATGTTAACGGCGGAATGTTCATGTAG
- the fabD gene encoding ACP S-malonyltransferase: MSKIAFVFPGQGSQTVGMGQDFAEQTPEGKELFQKADEVLNDQLSKIMLQGPKEELTLTYNAQPALVTASIAAWKLLDKEGIKPDFTAGHSLGEYSALVASGVLSFEDAVVAVRKRGEFMNEAVPSGQGAMAAIMGMEAGALEEITQSVTEEGHSVQLANLNCPGQIVISGTAKGVEVASARAKEAGAKRAIPLEVSGPFHSELMKPAAEKLKAVLDGMSIADTDLPVIANVTAQPVTDGKQIKDLLIQQLYSPVRWEESIKTLIEQGADTFVEIGPGKVLSGLIRKIDRSVKTLSVSDMDTLQSAITALKEEA; the protein is encoded by the coding sequence ATGTCTAAAATCGCATTTGTGTTTCCCGGACAGGGATCCCAAACAGTAGGAATGGGTCAGGACTTTGCAGAACAAACTCCTGAAGGGAAAGAACTTTTTCAGAAAGCCGATGAAGTATTGAATGATCAGCTCAGCAAAATCATGCTTCAGGGTCCTAAGGAAGAATTAACTCTTACATATAACGCACAGCCTGCTCTTGTTACAGCAAGTATTGCTGCTTGGAAGCTCCTTGATAAAGAGGGAATTAAACCAGATTTCACAGCCGGACACAGCCTTGGTGAGTATTCCGCTCTTGTAGCATCAGGAGTTCTTTCCTTCGAAGATGCCGTGGTCGCTGTCCGTAAGCGCGGTGAATTTATGAATGAAGCCGTTCCGTCCGGACAGGGAGCGATGGCGGCAATTATGGGGATGGAAGCAGGAGCTTTGGAAGAAATAACCCAATCTGTTACAGAAGAGGGCCATTCCGTTCAGCTGGCGAATTTAAATTGTCCAGGTCAGATTGTCATCTCCGGAACAGCTAAAGGAGTAGAGGTTGCTTCTGCTAGAGCAAAAGAAGCGGGAGCAAAAAGAGCGATACCTCTTGAAGTGAGCGGACCTTTTCATTCAGAATTAATGAAGCCTGCAGCAGAGAAGCTGAAAGCCGTTCTGGACGGCATGTCCATTGCCGACACAGACCTTCCTGTGATTGCAAACGTTACAGCACAGCCGGTGACGGACGGCAAACAGATTAAGGATCTTTTGATTCAGCAGCTGTATTCTCCGGTACGCTGGGAAGAATCAATCAAAACCTTGATTGAACAAGGGGCAGACACTTTTGTGGAAATTGGTCCCGGCAAAGTCCTCTCAGGCTTAATCAGAAAAATAGACCGGAGTGTGAAAACCCTGTCTGTATCAGATATGGATACGCTTCAGTCTGCAATTACAGCACTAAAGGAGGAAGCATAA